The DNA window GCACCTCGATCGGCAACGGGGCGCCTTCGACGTAGCCAGCGCGGTCGTCGGCCGGCCAGCCCAGTCCGAGCAGCACCTGCTTGAGGCGGCCCCGCTCACCCAGCGGGACCAGCACCCGGCTCGGCGAGAGGCGCCGCCCCAGCAGGGGCGCGGCCCGCTTGGAGCGCACCACCTCCTCGAGCACGGCCGGGTCGCTCGACTCGAGGACCAGCCCGTCGGGCTCGGCCCCGTCGGCGAGCAGCACCAGCCGGCCGTAGCGCCCCATCGTCTCGGCCAGGTCGGCGAGCAGCCCGGGCGGTACCGGGTAGCGAGAGTGCTCCACCAGGGCGGCGGTCACCTCGTCCGGCTCGAGTCCCGCGGCGCGGGCGTTCCACAGCGCGAGCGAGGTGAGCCGGTAGGTGTGGATGTGCTCCGGGCTCTTCTCCAGCTCGGCGAACGGGGCGATGGCGGTCCTGGCCGCCTCGGCCTTGGGGTGGTCGACCTCGAGCAGCACGCTCCGGTCGCTCTGGACGATGAGCGCGCCGTCAGCCACGCGGGAGCCTCCCGGGGTCGGCGCCTCTCCCGTCCATGCCAGGTTCCTTCGGGTCGCCGGGTGGCCAGGCCCTTGCCCTGGAGCTGTCGGCCAGCCGGCGGGGCTCCTCGACCGGGCGGGCCCACAGGATCTGGCTCAGGTCGAAGGTCCGCTCGGCCTGGCGGAGCCGGCACCAGGCGGTGAGCAGGCCGGCGCGGACGCCGTAGGGCTCGACCGTGCGCACGGTCTCCTCCCCGTCGCGGGCCCGGTAGGCGATCTCGACCGCGGTCTGCTCGCCGGCGGCGCGGTGGCAGAGCGCGGCGATCTCGGCCGGGGCGGTCACGGGCCCGGGCTCGGCCCCGTCCGCGGCGGCACCGTCCCTGCGGCCCTGACGCCGACCGCCCGACGCGCGCAGCCGGGCCACCACCTCGGCGAGCGCGGCGGCCGGCTCGGGCGCTCGGTCGTCGCGGCCGTGCCCGAACCGACCGGACGCGGCCCGCGGGGCGTGGCGGACGGTCTTGCGGGCCTCCAGGCGTGGCGTGCCGTCGGGCTCCTCGGCCACGGGCGCCTCCCCCGCCTTGCGCAGGGCGCCGAGCAGCTCCCGCTGGGGCCGGTGGGTGACCGCGACCCCGGGGGCGAGCTCCCGGAGCCCCAGCCGCCGGCCGGCCGCCGAGCGCACCATCTGGGTGACCAGCGCGGGCTCGCCACGCAGGTAGGTAGTGGCCCCGCCGACCCGCAGGCGGCCGTGGCGGCGGGCCGCGTCCTCGACCAGGTACTCGAGAGCCTGGGGGAGCGGCGTGTCGGAGTGCTCGCGCAGGAACTCGAGTACCTGCTCGCCGGTCAGCCCCTCGTCGAAGGCGCGGCGCAGGCTCGCCTCCTCGATGCGCCAGGTGAGCGCTCCGCCGACGGACTCCCGGTCGGCCAGGACCGCGAGGCGGCTCTCCACGTCGGGGGCCAGGCCGCCGGGCGCCACCACGGTGAGGTCGCCGGCGACCAGGAACCGGCCCGCCCCGTCGGGGAGCAGCTCCGCCATGGCCGAGGCCAGCTCGTCGGGGCCGGCCTCGGCGCACCAGGCGACGGTGGCCGGGCCCGGGCCGGCCCGCCCGCCGGTGACCGCCACCAGGCCGAGGAAGGCGGCGGCGTCGAGCACGACCCGGGCCGGGTCGGAGCTCCGGCCGCTCCAGAGTGACGGCATCCGCCAGCGCAGCAGCCCGCCGAGCGCGTCGGCGGCGATGCCGCGGCCGTCGGCGACCCGGGCGAGCGCCTCGACCAGGCCCCGGCGCCGGGTGACCGCTGCCGACAGGCGGCGGCCGCTGAGCGGGCGGGCCTTGTCCGCGCCTGCCGCGCCCAGGCCGTAGCGGGGCAGCAGGTGGTCCTCGAAGGCGAGGTCCCGGTCGCGCCACGCCACCGCCAGGTCGGCCCAGCGGCGGGCCCTGGTCTGGGCCAGCCAGGCGTCGGCCTCGGGTCGCAGGCCGAGCGAGCGCTGGTCCCAGGGGCCGCCGACCATGATGACCTCGGCCTCGACGAGCAGGTCGACGAGCAGGGCGGCCTCGTCCTCGGCGACGTCGAGCTCGGCGGCGAGGCGGCGCAGGTCGCGCACGGCGACCGTGCCCGCCTGGATGAGCGGGAGCGGCTGCCGGTCCAGCCGGGTGACCAGGCCCTCGGCCGCCACGACGGCCTGCATGGCCGCGGCCGCGGCCCGGCCGGGCGCGTCGGGCAGCGGGTCGAGGTCGGGCAGGGCCGGCGGCTCCGGCCAGTCCGGGAAGACGCGACCGCCGCGCATGCCAAGCACCGCCTCGCGCGGGACCACGAACTGGTTGTACGACGTGGGCAGCAGCAGCCCTCGCTCCAGCAGCCAGCTCGCGGGGGCGGCGTCCGGGTAGCCGGCGAAGCGGCCGTAGCCCACCCCCATGACGGTGACCGGCGCGGCCGCCTCGAGCGCCTCGTCGAGCAGGCGCCTGGCTGCCTCGTCGGCCTCACCGAGCACCCTGCCGACCACCGAGGAGTCGGCCAGGGCGGCGGCCACGGCCGCGACCAGCTGCGGCTTGGTCGTGGGCCGGTCGATGCCGAGGTTCCCGGCGACCGCGTCGAGCTGGTCCCTGGTGACCCCGATCTTGGCCAGCTCGGCCACTGACGGCCCGAGGCCCCCGGGGTTGCCGAACGGCGCCCGCAGGCCGCGCGGTCCCGCGATGCTGCCGTCCGGGCCCGGCAGGGCGAGCCCCAGCTCGGCCAGGGCGGCGAGGCCGGCGCGCAGCCGCTCGGGACG is part of the Actinomycetes bacterium genome and encodes:
- a CDS encoding helicase-associated domain-containing protein; this translates as AVPGYAAALAQLDDAELARMLARRPDLLAGPGPASFPELASRAGTPSSLAAALRHLDLGTLQLAELLAVVGLPTTVDAVAEAAGPGLRPERLRAGLAALAELGLALPGPDGSIAGPRGLRAPFGNPGGLGPSVAELAKIGVTRDQLDAVAGNLGIDRPTTKPQLVAAVAAALADSSVVGRVLGEADEAARRLLDEALEAAAPVTVMGVGYGRFAGYPDAAPASWLLERGLLLPTSYNQFVVPREAVLGMRGGRVFPDWPEPPALPDLDPLPDAPGRAAAAAMQAVVAAEGLVTRLDRQPLPLIQAGTVAVRDLRRLAAELDVAEDEAALLVDLLVEAEVIMVGGPWDQRSLGLRPEADAWLAQTRARRWADLAVAWRDRDLAFEDHLLPRYGLGAAGADKARPLSGRRLSAAVTRRRGLVEALARVADGRGIAADALGGLLRWRMPSLWSGRSSDPARVVLDAAAFLGLVAVTGGRAGPGPATVAWCAEAGPDELASAMAELLPDGAGRFLVAGDLTVVAPGGLAPDVESRLAVLADRESVGGALTWRIEEASLRRAFDEGLTGEQVLEFLREHSDTPLPQALEYLVEDAARRHGRLRVGGATTYLRGEPALVTQMVRSAAGRRLGLRELAPGVAVTHRPQRELLGALRKAGEAPVAEEPDGTPRLEARKTVRHAPRAASGRFGHGRDDRAPEPAAALAEVVARLRASGGRRQGRRDGAAADGAEPGPVTAPAEIAALCHRAAGEQTAVEIAYRARDGEETVRTVEPYGVRAGLLTAWCRLRQAERTFDLSQILWARPVEEPRRLADSSRARAWPPGDPKEPGMDGRGADPGRLPRG